A stretch of DNA from Nitrospira sp. KM1:
AATCGTCGCATCGAGTGCGCCCCTTCCCTCGGCGTTGATGTCCTTGGCGTTGGAAGAGGAAAACCTGCCCTCTGTCGAGGTGCCTGTCCCCTGAATCATCCCGGCAATCTGATTGATATTCCCCGGGACGGAATAAAAGAAATAATACGTTCCATCACTCAATACGGCGGCCGTCAGCGTCCGGCCACTGCCGGTGCTGCCGGACCACGCTCCTTCGGCGGTCGTTGCCACCGAGTCCGACTCACCTTGATCGCCACAACCCGCCAGGCTGAGTGCGACGATACAGGCCACGATTCCAGGCACGTTGAATTTCATGCACGTACCCTACAGCGGCGCCGGTCGTGACATCAAGGGAATACCCTATTAGGTGGGTGATCCGATTCGTTGGATGAGCGGAATGACGCAGAATTGCCGGCTTCTTGACCGTTCACTGTGGCAAACAATCGATTATGTGCAAGTGTGCGTGCCAAGCATGGAAGGTATGACAATGAGGGGAGTGACCGGCTGGTGCGCAGTCGGATTTAAAAGAAGGAATCCAACCACCCCTTTTCATGCCTTTTTTCAGGGGTGTCTTTGAAGACTTTCCCGACCGTCGTAACCCCCTTTCTCACCGCCTGGTCGAGGACATCTCCCGACGTAAGCGGCTTGCAAAATGCCTGTTGTGCACCATTGGCAATAGCGAGGTTCAAGACTTCCTTATTGTGCAAGCGAGTGAGCACGATGACCGGAACATTCGGCCTTCTCGCTACCGGAACGAGTTTGATCAAAACTTCGAAACCGCTCATATCCGGAAGATCCAGCTCCAGAATTACGCACTGGACCGGACGAGACCCATAGATCGCCAGACCGGCCTGGCCGTCGAGCGCCTCGAGAATTCTGTACTCGGGAGAAATAATCCGCAAGCGGTCGACGAAGTAATGCCGGTCCTGATCATTCCCGTCTATGAACAAGACCGTTGTCGTACCGGTCGATGAGAAACCAGGAGACATGAAGGCCATCGGCGACCACCCTCGGTTCATGATCTGGCGATGACTGCGCGGTCCTAGAATCGTAGGCCGTTGCAAAAGTGAGGTCAACAGGGCACAAATGGCCTCTGGTGGCCGATTTGCTGCCATTCCTGGCGCTCGAGAGACAGGCCTTCAGGCCACAATTCGAAGGAGCATCTGACACCGCTTTTAGCTTGGATTCTGGAAGGAAGTGCTTCAGAGAACTTGCTACGGTCCGACCGTGTTGCCTCAAGCCGCGACATTCACCCCATTCTGCTTGAGTACCTCCAATACCTTGGGAATATCCGGAGGGCCGGGGGGAATCTCCTTGCTGATGGCGGTGAACATCTGTGAAGCCGTGCCACCCTGACCGGTGAGTTCGAGCATTTGGCCGCCGCCGGAGCCGTAGCGAAAACCGTGAATCGTGCCGGCGGGCACGTGCACGAGCGTACCGGGCATGCACAGTACGGTCTTGTCTGCGCAACTGAACTCGATCTGGCCTTTGAGGATAAAGAAAGACTCATCCCAGGCGTGGCTATGCAGCGGCGGACCCGTTCCTTCGTCTCCCTGCTGGAGGCTGATCTCATACGATCGTGTCGCCGCGTTTGACGCGAGCACGGTCACCTTGGTACCGAGCACATCCAATGCGGGATCGTAGTCCTTGGGTGTCACGATAAACGGCTGGGTCTTCACGGCGGTATGTTCGCTCATGGCTGGAATCTCCCCTCGTAATCGGGAAACGATTGTCGCGGTTCCTCGATTCGCTTGTCAACGCCTGCCCGGACATTCACAGCGGCCAAGGGAAGCTCGGAGGCATCCGTAACACGCGGTCCGTTCGACCCCTGTTCTGTTCATTTCAATCAAGTTCTCCGTGACCGTCGAAAGTCACTCGTTTCTTGACGCCGGCAAGGTTGTTGGGAACGATAGCAGTCACAGCACGACAGGTTGTCAGATCAATCCGACCGGCACCGCAGAAATCAGGAGGCCCCGTTGAAACCGCATACGTTTACTACTGTGCTCACGTTCGTCCTCATTCTCTCCGTGAATGCCGCCTCCAATTTGCCTGCCTGCGCACGAGAATTGGACCTTGAGGTGTACGGCATGGTCAGTTATGGAATGACAGAAGCCGAGGTTGCCAGGCGCACCGGCTCACCCGATCAGCGGATCGATCAATATGAACCGACCCAGCTTGGACAGCGCGTGGTGAGCTATCAGTATGTTTGGAATGGCGACGCGAGCAAAGGAGAATGGACAACGACCATTACATTTTCCAGCAATACCAACAAAGTGGTGCAGATTGACCGAAGCCGGCGATAGTCAACCACCGATGGTTCTCTGCTGGACGACACTCTCTCCATATTTCTGCCTCACGGTTGAACATCGATATCCATCGTGAGCCATCGAAGCTCGCATGAACTAAACCTGTGACATCCCTATATACAGATCCAGCCCTTACCCATTGCAGGTGAGATCACTGACCGGTGGGAGGTTGGTCCATCTTCCGGCCGGTTGTTTCTCTTCTAGGAAAGTCGAAAACTTCTCTCTGTTCCTTGCCGGTGCGTGGTACTGCCTCGATTGCTCTGAACACTGCCTTGCTGAGCACATCTCCTGATGTGATTGCCTTATGTAAACAGACCTGTGCCCCGTTCTTCTCGACAAGCTCACTGAGCATAAAATTGGACAGTGTGGTGAGGACAACGACCGGGACAGTCGGACGACGAGCGATGGGAACCAGCTCGATGAGAATCTCGAAGCCGCTCATATTAGGAAGATCGAGTTCCAGGACTACGCAATCGATGTGGTGAGTATAGAAGCAGTCGAGACCCGTCTTCCCACTGTCGGCCAGGAATGTGAAGTACTCGGGTGCAAGGCGGTCGGCAAAATATTCGCGGTCTTCGCGATTTCCGTCAATGATCAGAACGGACTTCCTATCTGAATGTGCTGGTGAAGATGGAGGCCGGGGAGGAAGCAGATTTATCATGACAGCGATCTGAACAGGATGGTCAAAGAGCGTGAAAGGTTATTGTGAGGCGGATGGCATATTAGGTCAACAGACCGAGAAGCCCGGGTAGGAGCTGATTTGCCGGTCAAGATCATCGGCTTGGCAGGGTCTGCCTATCAAAAGTCCCGTGCTAAATCATCGTGATGATTTTAGCTCCAGGCCGATTCACTTGGAAATCCACACGGCTGGCACAGCTCGCCCGCGAGCATTAGATGGAAAGTCTGGTCTTAGTTCTAGAGAACTTGAACAATTCTTTCTGTTCCTTAGTAGCATACGGGACTGCCGCTATCGCCTTGAACACAGCCTCCCTGAGTTGATCTCCTGACGTGGCCGCTTTATGCAGCCCTGCTTGAGCGCCGTTCTTCACAGCAAGTTCGGTCAGCATCACGTTCTGTAATCTGGTGAGAACGATGACCGGAACAGTCGGACGACGAGCCACAGGAACCAGCTCAACGAGTACTTCGAATCCGCTCATATCGGGAAGATCAAGCTCAAGGACTACACAGTCGATTCGGTGGGCGTAAAAACATTCGAGGCCGGCCTTTCCTCTACCGGCCATGTACAGGAAATACTCTGGCACAAGACGGTCGGCATAATACTCTCGATCATTGAGAATACCGTCAATGATCAGCACAGAGTTCCTGTCATAGCTTCCGGTGGATGATAATTGCGCAGGAGTGGAGGGTGAGGTAGACGCCATGGAAGACCTCCTGCGTTATATGGTGAAGATGCTGTAGTCTGCGCCGGGTGGGAGATTTGGTCAAGGGACCTGGAAGCCAAGATAGGAGCCGATTTGCCGGCCAGCATCGTCTCTGCCCCGCTCGGCACGCCATGAACTAGAAGTCCTAGACCCCGCCATCATCCGCCGGATTCTGCCAAAGATCGAATCGCTCGCAGACGCTCCTCGTCCACACGGTGCCCGCAAGCTAACCGGCGAGAAACACGTGTGGCAAATCCGCATCGGTGTTCTCTGCGTCTCTCCTGATGGAAAGCGTATCAAGAAGATATGTGGGGTGGAATTGCATCTCACTTCTTGGAGCGTAAGACAAGAGCTCCTTCGTGCTTGAGCTTGGCGAGCCTATATCATATATGGTATACGTTAATCGCGACATGTGGGAGATCTTCGAACATCGACGCGCGGCAAAGCGGCTCGATCGTCTCCCAAAAGAAATCCTCAAACGGTATGAGAAGTGGAAAGATATCGTAAGGGTCTCTGGACCGTCAGGGCTTCGACTGATCAAGGGATTCCACGATGAGCAGCTGCAGGGAGAGTGGAAGGAACATCGGTCATCGCGCCTTGGCGATCAGTATCGCGTCATCTACAAGATGGACCAAGAACGAATTTTGGTTCTTGTAATAGATTTAAACCGCGCATGATTATCGGAGGCAATCATGAGAACTAGAGAATTTCAGCCGGCACGAAAGCGGGTGACCGTATCCGTCGGTGAATCGGTACGCATCATGCGGGAACTTCAAGGAGTCACACAGAATGAGCTGGCCAGGCTGACTGGAATCCCACAATCCACAATATCTGCCATCGAAACTGACAGCATCAATCTTGGCGTTGAACGTGCAAAGGTTCTGGCTCGTGCGCTACGTTGCCACCCGGCTGTGCTGGTTTTCCCAGGATGGGACATTCACAAGCCGTCTGCCGCGTAAAATCCTTGCGCCCGCCGACACGTCGAAGCCCCGCGACTCTGCAATGCAATTTGGAACCAATCAGCAGTAAAGTTCCACCGCAGCTCGCGAACTTCCGAAAGAATCGCCATCTCGGAGTGCTACTTCATGAAAGCCTTTCTTCTCTCAGTCAACATCAATGCCTACAATAGGAGATGAGGTGGCAATGGAAAAGCTGAAAAAACGTTAGCTCGTCCATCCTCTGGAAGGCAAGTAACCGAGCAGTCTTGCCGGCTTTGTTTTGTCAGCTCTCATCCCACCTTGGGCAGGTGGAACTCGGCAATTACCGGTAGTGTGACTGGTTCTCCTTTGGCGACACGAGACGAGAAAAACAGAATTTCGAGGTTTTCAAGATCATGCGTCTGTGGGTTCAGCCGAGCAACGACCCCATAATCTAATTCCTCGGAGTCCTGCTCGGGATACGGTTTCGTTTTTCCGAGATACAATATATCGCCGGCTTTGTCGTATTCCACCGTCAGGGTCGTTTCCATAGCACTACCCCTCCTGAGAGCTGCCGAGCCACATACGCGGTCACGATCCAATGTCGACCGGGGGGAGACGGATCAGCGACCACCACAACGACAACAAATTTACCGCCTTTGACATCAGGAAACCAATGGGAAAATAACAGACTGTTGGAGAATCGAACATCCTTCCGCACTTCATCAGGATCAGCTAGGGTTTCTTCGATGTGATCTCGGTGTTGGGGCAATAACTCTGGGTGCTTCTCGCGGATATGCGATTCTCGCTCTTCTGTCAATTCGACCTGAGTCTTAAGGAACGGACAGCGCAAGTTCATCGCAGCTTTCCCTTGTGCCTCGTCGTGAGGCACTCAATGCTCCCGACCATCAGGCCCAGGAGCAACTGCGGCAGGATACATTGGCATGAGGATTTTGGAAAGTGCTGGCATGCGGAAGACGGCGGATCAGAGTTCAGTGGCAGGCACGGTGTGGAAAGATTGGAGCGACGGCAGAATCCAGCGGATCAGCAGTAAATACCGCCTCAGAAAAAACTTCCGGTACATTTTTCTTTATTCAAGACAATTGTTCACCCCAAAAACTTTGACACCGTTTCTCCTATTGAGCGTAATGCAAGGGCAATCTCTTGATGTTGGCTTTGCACCGTAACTCGGTTATTCTTCAGGCGTGAAGGTTGGCGATGTACTGGATAAGCTACGAGAAGATGGTTGGTTCATTGTTGCCACGAAGGGCAGTCATCGCCAATTTAAGCATGCCAGTAAACCTGGCCGCGTCACTGTGGCTGGCAAACCAAGCGATGACTTGCCTCCTGGAAACTGAATAGTATCTTTAAGCAAGCTGGCTGGAAAAAAGGAGCACACTGACATGCGTTATGCTGTGGTGATAGAAAAAGCACCCGCGAATTATGCGGCATATGTTCCGGACCTTCCCGGCTGCATCGCCACGGGTGCCACCGTTGCAGAAACCGAGTCGCTCATCCGTGAAGCGATTGAGTTTCATTTAGCGGGACTCAAAGAGGATGGCCTTCCTATTCCTCTTCCAAGCAGCCACGTCGAATACGTGGATGTTCCTGCCTAACAACCATCCGATCGACGCAGGCCACCGCAGCGTGTACTACGTGTTAAGCCCTCTCGCAACAAGGACTCTGAACTGGGGTTCTCCAACCCTCATTGCCTCACTCTCCGGCGGATAGCCCTGCTTCCGGCTGATCGGAAGTCTGGCTATCGGCTGATTGCAAGGTTCAAGGTCGGCTAATTGAAACCTTTCACGCCGGCTGCGCAACAGGTCTTTACTGATTCAACCCATTCCTATCATGCAGGTTGCATAATGCAGCACGAGGAGTTGGCTAGATTTCAATGCGAATGCGGGCTTTTCAAGTATGCGCCCTTTAGCAATGGGCACGTGATACACGTGGACTGCGTGCCGGGTGCGGATGAAAACGCTCTACAGATACGTGCGTGCGAATTTCCATCCAGTCGCTCAACTTCGAGTGGAATCTGCCTGAAAAAAGTAGAATGTCCCCGTTCGCAGCTCTCGTTTTGGCGTCCCTCATGACTCGACTTTTATACAAGATCTTCCGCCTTACAAGAGTTGAACCGAAGGAAGGCCACATCGAGGATGCCGACGTAGCAAACTGGCGCGTGATCTTTCGTTTCGAAGATGGACACGCGTGCGACGTCGAACTGATTGACTACCACTAATGGGAGAATGAACCATGCGTATGAAGAGACCCCCTCATCCGGGACAGATCATTCGGCGGGAGTGCATCGAGCCCTTGAGCCTGACAGTCACCGAAGCGGCGGCCCGACTGGGCGTGACGCGGCAGAATCTGAACAATCTGCTGAATGGGAAGTCGGGAATTTCGCCGGAAATGGCGATCCGGCTTTCCAAGGCCTTTGGCAGCCGGGCGGAAGTGTGGCTTGGGCTTCAGATGGACTACGATTTAGCAGAAGCAGAAAAGTCGGCAAGCAAAATCAGAGTCACGAGGATCACGCCCAAGAAAGAAGCCGGCGTGGTTGCGTGACGCGGTCGGGAGAAGGTCGTGGCGAAGAGTTGAACTGATGATAATTCTCTCATGGGAGGAGGAGAGGCATCGCGCATTGTCACAGAGGAAACAGGAGGCAGAGGCCGGAACCGGCCGGCCGGAGAGGAACAAGCAGCGGAAGTGACAGGGTCATTTCTTGACGGAAAAAGATTCCCGGTACCTTTGTTTTGGACAGTCAGCCTGAGGGCCGTCAATGCGCTCATCGAGCAGAATGTTCCTCTCTTTATCTCTTGACTCCCCCTGCAAGCCTACTTAGGCTGTAGCCACACTTGCAGCTACGGAGGAGAACGTGAAGTTTGCCAACGTACGTGAACTGAAAAGTAAGACATCTGAGATGCTCAGAACGGTTGAACGGGGCAACACAGTTCTAGTCACCACACATGGGCGGCCGACAGCGATGCTGGTACCGGTAACAGAAGACGACATCGAAGACACCCTCTTGGCCTATAGTCCCCAGTTGCGAAAGAAAATTGATGAGGGGCTGAAGGATATTCGAGCAGGGAAAACGATGGAATTGTCGGAATACCGCAAATCCCGCTTCAAGAAAAAGGCGCGCACCAGGTGACCTATCAGGTCTACTTGTCGGCGCATGCGCAACGGGACCTCGACAGATGCTCGGACAAGATAGCCAAGCAGATTCTCGCCGATTGTGCCCGCCTCGCCGATGATCCGATTCCTGATGGAAAGCGCATCAAGAAGCTGCAAGGGATGAGGGTGCCCTGTATCGATTGCGAGCGGGAGACTATCGAGTCGTTTTCTCACGATCAGGAACCCGAATCGACATCGTGCGCGTGCTGAGTAAACCGGACTTCCAAAAGTTCTACTAAAGGGAAGGTCTGATTAATTCAAAGTTTCATACGCGGATCAGTTGAATTCCCCATGTTTTGCGGGCCCGGTTAATCGCAATCGTGAATTATTCAGACCTTCCCTAGAAAGCCCCACCCTCTACATCATCTCTTGACGGTACCGGAAGAAGTTTCCCGATATTTTGTTATCTCCATGGGGAATGTATGATTGCAAGACTTTACCCTCTCTGTTCCTCAGTAGACGATTACACCTTCGCAGTCAACTTTCCTGTCCCCTTTTTCTTCTTCTCTTATCTTAGGCGCAGCGATCAACAGCATGTGTCACCCATGAAAGTAAAGCATGTTCCTCAGCATGGACCCTTTCAAGTAGCTCGGCTGATGGCATCTTCAGACTTGTAATTTTTCGGGCTAATTCCTGTGGCGGAAGTCCCTGGTTCACTAGAGTGGAAACGTCCAATCCCAGCGGTATTGAACCCACTCCCTCCTGAAATTGAGAAAGCATCGGTAGAACGACTTTCCAGCTTTGCCTTTGAGATACGTCTGGACAAGCCAGAATCCATAACTTGCAGCTCTTCTCAATTAGATCTTTGGCATGCGGTAATGCTGAGACATCATAGATCAGAGTCGGTTCAATACTGCCGGAAGCAATCAGATCTGAAAAATCACAGGCAACGGCATTGGCAGTTTCAATGGCGGCCTTGACCTTGTCAGTCTGCTTTTTCTTGTTGAAGATACCAAACATGATTCCTCCTCCCCAAGATAATGATGTCATCAATCTTACAGAGATCCGAGAATAGCACCATCAAATGAGTATCATGAGCAATCCTCTGACATCGCCGAGCTTCCGATATTTAACTTAGGCCAGCG
This window harbors:
- a CDS encoding response regulator, whose protein sequence is MINLLPPRPPSSPAHSDRKSVLIIDGNREDREYFADRLAPEYFTFLADSGKTGLDCFYTHHIDCVVLELDLPNMSGFEILIELVPIARRPTVPVVVLTTLSNFMLSELVEKNGAQVCLHKAITSGDVLSKAVFRAIEAVPRTGKEQREVFDFPRRETTGRKMDQPPTGQ
- a CDS encoding helix-turn-helix transcriptional regulator, which produces MRTREFQPARKRVTVSVGESVRIMRELQGVTQNELARLTGIPQSTISAIETDSINLGVERAKVLARALRCHPAVLVFPGWDIHKPSAA
- a CDS encoding type II toxin-antitoxin system Phd/YefM family antitoxin, with amino-acid sequence MKFANVRELKSKTSEMLRTVERGNTVLVTTHGRPTAMLVPVTEDDIEDTLLAYSPQLRKKIDEGLKDIRAGKTMELSEYRKSRFKKKARTR
- a CDS encoding type II toxin-antitoxin system mRNA interferase toxin, RelE/StbE family, giving the protein MVYVNRDMWEIFEHRRAAKRLDRLPKEILKRYEKWKDIVRVSGPSGLRLIKGFHDEQLQGEWKEHRSSRLGDQYRVIYKMDQERILVLVIDLNRA
- a CDS encoding type II toxin-antitoxin system HicB family antitoxin; amino-acid sequence: MRYAVVIEKAPANYAAYVPDLPGCIATGATVAETESLIREAIEFHLAGLKEDGLPIPLPSSHVEYVDVPA
- a CDS encoding response regulator codes for the protein MASTSPSTPAQLSSTGSYDRNSVLIIDGILNDREYYADRLVPEYFLYMAGRGKAGLECFYAHRIDCVVLELDLPDMSGFEVLVELVPVARRPTVPVIVLTRLQNVMLTELAVKNGAQAGLHKAATSGDQLREAVFKAIAAVPYATKEQKELFKFSRTKTRLSI
- a CDS encoding HigA family addiction module antitoxin produces the protein MRMKRPPHPGQIIRRECIEPLSLTVTEAAARLGVTRQNLNNLLNGKSGISPEMAIRLSKAFGSRAEVWLGLQMDYDLAEAEKSASKIRVTRITPKKEAGVVA
- a CDS encoding DUF2283 domain-containing protein, with amino-acid sequence METTLTVEYDKAGDILYLGKTKPYPEQDSEELDYGVVARLNPQTHDLENLEILFFSSRVAKGEPVTLPVIAEFHLPKVG
- a CDS encoding type II toxin-antitoxin system RelE/ParE family toxin produces the protein MTYQVYLSAHAQRDLDRCSDKIAKQILADCARLADDPIPDGKRIKKLQGMRVPCIDCERETIESFSHDQEPESTSCAC
- a CDS encoding cupin domain-containing protein, which codes for MSEHTAVKTQPFIVTPKDYDPALDVLGTKVTVLASNAATRSYEISLQQGDEGTGPPLHSHAWDESFFILKGQIEFSCADKTVLCMPGTLVHVPAGTIHGFRYGSGGGQMLELTGQGGTASQMFTAISKEIPPGPPDIPKVLEVLKQNGVNVAA
- a CDS encoding two-component system response regulator — protein: MAFMSPGFSSTGTTTVLFIDGNDQDRHYFVDRLRIISPEYRILEALDGQAGLAIYGSRPVQCVILELDLPDMSGFEVLIKLVPVARRPNVPVIVLTRLHNKEVLNLAIANGAQQAFCKPLTSGDVLDQAVRKGVTTVGKVFKDTPEKRHEKGWLDSFF